Within the Populus trichocarpa isolate Nisqually-1 chromosome 14, P.trichocarpa_v4.1, whole genome shotgun sequence genome, the region AAGgatacggaaaaaaaaaaatactggttTAGATTTTGATCTCAGAACAGAGGCCAGCAATACAAATGTGGATATATTGTTAACACGTGCGCAAAGCAATAAAACGTAAATTTATCATATGGCTACCGAATTACTTTTTGGTGCAATCTGTTGGCTTAAAAGACAGGGACTTCCCTTGAATGTTATATTCTACCAAGAAGTTCATTTGTGCAACGTTTCCGTAGATTGAAATTCCTGATGTAGTAGAGGCGAAGGCCAAGCACACAACATCGTCTGAAACTTGAACGAAGGTGTTAATGGGTTTAAGTTTCACATCCGCACCAGTGAAATGTGCAGTGATTGCAGGAACCTTGAGATCAGAAGTAGCGCTATAACAAACACTCAGAAATCCACTTGGGTCCTCAGCACGCCGTCCCTCAACTTGATTGCCTACCGCTGTTGAAAGATTGGAGAAGAAATCATCTGGAACAATTGTCAAAGTTGTACCTGAATCAATGATGATGTTTCCCTCACCGGTTCCCAAAGAAGAATCACCGAATTTTATTCTCTCATTTCCAACACTCATGGCTTCTAGAGTTAGAAAGTAGAAGCTGGACATGGTTTCTGAAGATAATAATGGGGTAGATTGAACTCCAGGACCTGAAACAACAGCGTTGCTACCAAAGTTTAGTTTGCTCGAGTTTCCAGCTCGGGAGGAAAGTGGCACCAAACAGTAGGAGAATTTGCCACCGACTGAAGAACCCATTTGAGAAATAAGGGACAGTGGACCGGCTCCAAGGCCAACGATACCTGAACCTTTGTCACTGAAGGTTCCATCATTTTCGTGTCCACAACCAATGACAGTTTTAGGGAAAGACACTGGACTGCCTGTTGTGGAATCCAAAGTGATAGTATCAGAAGCAACATTTCCCATGGTGTACGATCGATCACCATAAGAATATTGGTATTGGCAAATATTACCAGAGCAAGTACTTTGATCCAGCAAGCTACATTGCCTTGCGTCACAAGAAAAATCTCTATAAGTTTTGGAAGACTTTGGATCAAAAAGAGGATCCACTTGTTTGTAACATCTCTCGCATGGCTTGCACTGTGTCCATATCAGATCACTTCCTGTATCTGCTATACCCATAATCTTAAAAGGCGGTGTGCCCAAGGATAAACTCATGAGGTATTCACCTCTGTTGGATGTAACATCAGATTCAGCCGCTTTAGGAGAGACCGAAGCAGCAGCAATTGGATCGAAGTGGTGGACACGACTAATGGATCGACGCAAAGCATTGTTGATACGCTGGAGGTCAGTCTCTTCAGAGTTGTAGAAAGGGGACAGTGGTGAATCACGGTGGATTAGGTCCACAGTGAAGCCAACTTTGCGGGCATAGATGCAGCCAAAGCCAGAAACACACAGAAGTGCAATTGCTAGAGcaaaagagagaggagatcgAAAAGCTGCCATTATAGGAATATTCAGCCTAGCTATAGAGACGTCGAGGATGTTTGCTTGATGGATTCAAGGTGGGATTGGGCTGTATAAATATCTACAGATTTTGAGAGTAATTATTGCCTTACTATATTTATTCGGATGCATGCAAGGAGTATTTTTGGAGTTCGTATCTTCGTATCTTGAATGGATTCGATGCATATTCGTATTTCCATTCAATGTACATCGATTCTCATCTAGTACTGATCTTCGGCTGGCATGGATTTTCCTTTTAAATCCTTTCACTTGGTTAAGAAAATCTTTAGGTGAATCGTATTTCAGtataattaacattaatttatatacatgGTAATAACCACCTTTTGCTTGAATTTGGACCATTTTCTTTCTGAGGTCTAATTAATGTAAGAATCTCTTCACCATTAATGTACTATATATCtggttaatttgattaatttctgAACATAGCCTCCCCCCTTTTCGAGAGGAGTAATTAACCATCGGCTAAAACCAATTTAACATTAATAGATTGTTGATTTAGCCAGATTCATGCTCATTAACTGCACATATATTCTGTCAagttcaaagaaagaaagcaaaatgcAAATCTTTTACTGATCCATAATTGAAGACTGTTTCTTAATTTGatgactttcttttttttgggaaggtgaattgtataattaaaactataaaCGTAGTGATTTTCTTTCCACtgaatatattttgttaatcacatttatttttcttaattatatcgttatttttttcctcaaaaaataTATCACCTTCCAGCCCCGTACACCACCCTTCCTCCATCCTATCTATCCATCCtattttcttttactattttatttctaaaaaattatctgGTTTGAATTTTCGCTGGCAATTGCCCGTATATGAGAACAAAACCAAAAGAGTTGGATGGTGGCTAGAGCAGCGAACATTTACAGTGGTTAAAGAGATGGCGGTGGAGGGTTAGGGTTTTGGTGGGATGTGATTTCTTTAGGAATTAGATTTTTCAgagaagaaaatacaaaaagacgAAGATAActggtgatttttttatagttgctGACATGGCTATAAGATGACGATGTGTGGCATATTAGTTTATATAACCAAGCACAGAAAGAGGTTATAACTTAGAGAGAGCCAGAAACAAAGgattttggaaagaaaaggaagaattgGAAGAAAAGCTTGCAAGGAATCAAGTAATATTGCAGATTTATTAAtagttatatatttattaatcaaattttaattgcaGATTTATTTGGGGTTTTAAGTCACAATAACTATATTAAACTGGTTATATTTTATActataaattaatatgatataaCCCACCTTTCAAgaatattataacaaaattatttcttgaaaatggattattaattataaaagagattttttctctaaaatctttataaaaaataatctctgaGGAGCGCGATCTACTTTTCAAGAGAGTGAATTTGCACGCCTCAACTGGTAAGttgatcttttatatatattattgggatatataatttaataattcatcatAAGAATTAAAGGGGTGAACTTCTAAAgggataaaaaagataattaatcgTGAACATGTGCACCACCTAGATATAGATAACCTGCTTAGGATCTAAGTTTCTTACCAAGAACGAATTtaatcactatatatatatatatatatatatatatatatcaaagctTATTCTAAAATATTCTTAACATTAAGAtccaagaataaaataaaaagtgaagaTGTGACCATTTATGTACGTAAACTAACAAACGAGTAAATTGTGtagaaatataaagatttaaggaaaacatatatagatattaattctcaaagaataatatatatatatatatatatatatataaattaacaggggttatgataatatatataaatcttgTCAACAAAATGTGGTTCGTAATATATAACAAGGGATCCATCCATTTCGATTGGTGTGGCCAATCTTTGCCTTATATTCTCAGAACCCCAAACAAGCCCTAACCGACATCcctcaaataaattaagaaatctcTCCATTTTTGCAAAATTCCATCAAATCCATGCTGCACAGGTTCTTATTCTTCTTGGGCTGCAGCAATTATGATCAGTactaaattaagtttgaaaaagggaaataaaaaaagctGTAACTTTACAGCTTGTTCATTCGAATGGTCTGCTTTCGGGGAGTCCGAATCCGAATCAACATCTATGCTTTCAAGTCTCGACTCCCAAATGATTCGAGCAACCACCGAATGACCACGTAATAAAGACCCCCGAGTGATATTTTAAGGAATAATGGGTGTTTTTTAGCACATGATtttacgatttttttttaaatatttcttttgaatttttcatatattaatattttctgGTGGCTCGATACACAGCGTGTGCCATACATTGCACACGGAATTGGATAGAGGACACTTGTTGCTGGTTAAGAAACAATGGAGGCGTGTTAcagtattgtttttaaaaatattttctctatcaAAAGCTATTCCGGATTCAACAGTTCCTCCACTGGAATTAAGGGAAGacgaagtaaaataaaaaagtcaagcaacctcaaataaattatatatttatcttcaaaaattaCGGGTGTTTATATACAGGTCTAAGATTTGTAACatccatgaaaaaattaaataaagaattcaAACAGAATTAATAGAGTGGAGCTAGCCTTTAAAGTATAgttgttagaaaaataaatgttaaaaaaaataaaataattgttgggaaaagaaaaataaattggaggaGCTTCAAAAACCACGGTTTCAGTTTGTGGTTCCTTTTACTCAACTCAATTTTATGTGTGCAGTccatcatattttttagttgattattaCTCCCTATCATATATAGTTCgttgtataaatattaaaaaaatatcttgtttttttaatataaatttaaaaacctattagatttaaatatttcaacataaaaataaaaagatattgtatttcatcttttgaaataacttttgaaataatattaaattatattatttacaaCGGTTCTAAATAGAATCATAAGatgttctaattattttttttcatgtatgtaataatgttaatttaattcacatctcatataattgaaaaatatatttaaaataaaaaaggttcataataatatcatattaagTGAAAATGTTCTAGTAGTTACTATTTTTAAGAGTGAAGtacatttaaatttcaaaaggtAATTCAATTTATGTTCCTAATATTTACTTAAATCCATTAAAAACAATTCTGTATGGTTCAAAGACTAAACAAagtattttaattacaattataaaaatccatgtaaagttatttgaaaatcaaacatgtttatttaataaatattcaaaagcattcattttataaataactctaagcaatttataaaaaaaaaattaaaaaaaatcataaatttgttAGATAATAAACATATGCGAAACACATTTCAAGAAATTAGTTCGTAAGAAAAGTTGAATAAAAACAGCTTGCAAAAGAATGAATACGTGAGCAAAACATTTCATCTATCCACTCAATAGCTAAACATTCTTTCCTTCCTTATTAGAACATTTGATGTCCGTATGCATCAGTGGAGGTTCCCTTTGGACCCCTAGCAATATTTATCATTgccagaaaacaaaaggaaacgaAGAACAATGAACTGTGGTTAAGGAATCACAATTAGGAATATAAACCATGGGTCTTGATCACATTTACATGCTTACttgaaataaattcatgaaaattaattgcAAGTCTTTGCATAAATGTGAGAGATCAAGAGCATGAATGCTGGAGATTGAGTAATTTTGTGGGGCAAATGAGAGGATTGAACCATAAACAGAGACAGAAACGGTGGTGCATGAGAGTGGAGACCTTAGGAACGAGACAGTGTCCAAAATCAGAATTGAAAAGCTGCATGAATGACAACGCATAAACCACAGCCTGTTTACAGACGCTTGACCATTTCTGTTCAGTTACGAGACCCCTAGTCACCCAACAGGACTTCCTTTCCACCAGAGCACAGTGCATTGATTCTGCTTTTGTCAGTACCCTTTTGGACTTTTTCAAAGCTGTTTTATCTGctcctttttccctcttttcctTGCTAGCTAGGCAATCCCTTTGGAACATGGCACTCCTGTCACAATGGCCTTACTGACATTTTAATCATCTGTATCGCGTTTTCTAATCTTACCGGTATAAAATACACTCTCCCCATCAACGCCCACTAACTCATTCACTCTCAAAACTTCTTGGCTACTCTAACAATCTAACTAAGATGGTTATTGCGAAGTATCCCTCGGTCTGCCTTCCTCTGGCCTTTGCTTTACTTCTTTGTCTTGCTGTTTCTACAGGTCAGCAAGTTTTGCATCTCAtgttatatgttttcttttaatttcaagtttaacGTATTACAAACTTCTAAATTGTATGTCTCCCACCATGCAGAGTCACAATCCTATGGCCATGGAGGAAACCAGGACCAGATCAGGGTAAAGGACATATAGTGTATCTGTGATTGGGCCATGGCATTACACCacccctttatttatttatttccccTCTCATAGGtcctaataaatcaataaaatgctTTATACTTAATTTGCAGGCAGATGATGTTCAGAGCAGGTGGTGCATTGCTAAACCATCGGCATATAATTTTGAGCTTTTGCGCAACATAGATTATAGCTGTGGGCAAAATGGAGTGGACTGCGGGCAAATTCAACCAGGTGGTGGCTGCTTTCGTCCAGACACTGCCTTTGGACATGCCTCCTACGCTATGAATCTCTTCTTCAAGGCTGCAGGAAAGCACCCATGGGATTGCCATTTCAATGGTACTGGCATTGTTGTTACTCAGGACCCATGTAAGTCACCTACTGAGATTCTTGTACCTGGGCATTTTTCAAATAACGATATTTAATTTGTCCTTGTCATTGAGCAACAACTAACCAATATAAGGATGAATCTTCATGTCTTTTGCAGCCTTTGGTACCTGCACCTATCCCCTGTAATGCTAAGAGATCAGCTCGAGACAAGAAGGGTCTTCATGTTTATTAGTagtttgaataatttttcattaaaggATCCAAAATTATGATTTCCCATCTTGTAATGGGTAAAAGAGAGACAATCTCGTTTTGTGAAACGACGATGAATGGTGTCAATGCATTCCTTTGACTTCGACTATCttcttgtttatatttttaaagtgcagtttttttctccttttggaaACTGAAAAACATAGACTGCTCGGATCTGTTCAGGTCGAAGACAACATTTTTCGTAAAGCTTAAAGCACAGAAGTTTTCTCCACCGATTACAtttcaaaatgatgaaaatgatagACAGGGGtccaaaaattttattattgcatCTCAGTTGATTGGCCCATCTTTTGCTAGCAAGTAGAAAGGTGTGATGAGCATGTGTACTTGGAAAACAACTTTAAGGATATGTTTGAAATTACAGTAGCAGTTATGaaatacttcaaaataatattttttttattttttaaaaattatttttaagattagcacattaaaacgatctaaaacataaaaaaaaaatttaattttgagggAACGCGGTTTCAACCGCGTTCCCGAACGTGTTAATCACACGATTCATTAAATACCAGATCATTAGCGAtagatggataaaaaaaattgataatgtgtttttttaatttaattataaacttaaaatatgatgcatattaaatgatatttttaaaaaatattaatacgataatatattgaaagatatttttttaaaaatatcaaaattataatatattaaatcggCCAAGTTAATTGTCAAATATAcgaatcaaaaataaaattataataactctataaaaaataaattaaaatcattaatcataatctttaaaaattcaatgttgaaataaatttaaaaatgataggAAGACACATCTTTTTTACCTTCTTGTCCAAACCATAAGCAATGGTAGCGGCAGTGGGCTCATTGATAATACACGACATTCAAACAAGCATCCTTTGTGAAGCAGAGACAGTGACCACTGCATTCTTCACAGGGCTGCCAAGATAAGCCTCAGCAATCTCACGCAGCTTAACGAGCACCGTTGAAGAGACATTATAACAAATTAAGTGACAGATATTCTGCAACATATTAAAACTCGTGCATCCAACAACTGAAGCAGGATATGGTATGATaagaaatttgttgttttttattgattttgtgcAGAGGGTTGAAGTCGGGTTATGAATACCCGAATACTTGAAACTCAATCAGGTCATGATCGGATATTAAAAACCTATACCAGTCAAGTTTCAGATTAAGTAtggataataatttaaaatttgagttcAAGGATGAATAATGCAAACGTATACCCATTGCCATTGTCTTTTACACAATGCGAGTTTCagttgtttgatggttgataACTCCAAGGAGATCATGAAATTCATCACACTGATCTCCTTGTAATATGACTGAGGATTGGTACGGGCATCGAACATAACTTTCATTGTGTTCATAATCGTAGACGCCAGTTTAGGAATTTTAGGGAAGCCACCGGAACAATATGGGCATTCCTTCTTTAAGGCTTCCCCATTAAAAGCTGATGACATGATCCAGCTGATATACATTACGTGTCATCACAGAGAGAGAAACTTCACATCAGCCTGTCATATCATGCTGAAAACTGAAAGGAAAGCCATGGCAATCAAATTGCAATGCAGTACTGCACGGTATTGAAAACAGAGAGAGTACAACAGTTTGTTTCGTCCAAGAACACATTACTACATTTTTGCTGCTGCTCTACAGCTACCTCGTGCAAGCTTAACAGGCATTTGTTACTTCCATTGCCGTAAATTCAACcaaaattatcacactttttCACACCACCGACactggggaaaaaaaagacggaaaaaaaaacccaaatagtaaaagaaaggaaaatgaataGGGAGGGTATCGTAGTGTAGACCATGGCAGATTGCTATTGATTATAGACCAGCAGCAAGAAAACAAGTCAAATTATTCATCAAGGACCAATAAAACAGGCATCGAACTAAAGGGATATTATAAATCACTCAAGCTTGGGGCTTCTCCCATTTGAGGGGCTTGACAACCTCCCAGGTGAAGTCTGGGTCATCCCTTCCAAAATGTCCGTATGCGGCTGTCTTCAAGAACCTATTGCCACCCCTCTTGAGATCCAGGTTGATGGTCATCATTCCAGGCCTAAAGTCAAAGTTCTCCTTCACAATCTTAAGGATCTCCTTGTCAGGAATTTTTCCAGTGCCATAGGTGTCCACAAAGACAGACAAAGGCTCGGGTACACCAATAGCATAGGAGACTTGCACAATGCACCTACGAGCAAGACCATTTGCTACGATGCTCTTGGCAGCCTGCCTAACAATGTAAGCACCACTTCTATCCACCTTAGTTGGGTCCTTCCCTGAGAAAGCACCACCACCATGGGCTCCCCAGCCACCGTAGGTGTCAATAATGATCTTGCGTCCAGTGAGACCTGCATCACCATGAGGGCCACCAATAACAAAACGGCCAGATGGGTTTAGGTGGAAGATAGTTTTCTCATCAAGGTACTTCTCAGGGATGACAGGCTTAATGACATGCTCCTTTAGATCAGcagcaatttcatcatttgtgaCAGTCTCATCATGCTGAGTGGAGATGAGAACAGTGTGGACACGGACAGGGACCATTGCACCGTTGTCATTGTAGTATTCAACAGTAACCTGCGTCTTGCCATCAGGTCTTAGCCAAGGGCAGGTGCCATTCTTCCTAACTTCAGTGAGGCGAGCCCCGAGCTTGGTGGCAAGTACATGGCTCAAAGGCATATACTCAGGGGTCTCATCGGtggcataaccaaacatatgGCCCTGGTCACCAGCACCAATCTCCTCTGGCCGCTTGGTAAAGTGACCGTGGACACCCTGGGCAATATCAGGGCTCTGCTGCTCAATGTTAACCAAGACTTTGCACTTGTCAGCATCAAGACCAACATCATCAGAAATAAATCCAATGTTACGGCATGTGTCACGAACAATCTTTTCATAGTCTATCTTGCCCTTGGTCGTGATCTCTCCAAAGACCATGACCATGTTGGTCTTTGTACATGTCTCGCAAGCAACCTTGCTGTCTGGGTCCTGCTCAAGGCAAGCATCGAGCACCGCATCAGAGATCTGGTCGCATAGTTTGTCGGGGTGGCCCTCGTTCACTGACTCGGATGTGAATAGAAAGGTTTCCATTTTCTCAAGCTGCAGATCACAAAATTCACAAAAGACCTCTTAATATGGTGACATGTGGCAACTGTGTGCTTAATTACTATGGCAGGCAACATTCCATCTACGCGTAGGAATATGGGGAAGAAAGAGCCAAAAATATCCTCAAGATTGATTTAGATTCTTCGTACTTTACAAAACAAGTTAATAAGGGCATAATCCAAGTACAAGAAATGACAATCTCAAAAGTCTGTACTCTTGAAAGAGAGCAATAAAAAAGGAACAAAGAAGAAATAGATTCCTTTAGCACTGGAATGAGATAAACTCCTATAGAATTAATCACGCTTGTCAAAAACAGAAGTTAAAATAAATCGACAACCCAACAACAGATCTACCGACAGTAAAACTCAGGTATTAACAAGCTATAGTGAAAGTACCGAACggcaaacaaaaatattagctTCACGCACAGAGTGAAATTCAGGGGTGCTTCGCACAGTTTACAACAGTTTCTTTTCTACCATTAATCAAAAGTAGAGACACCAAACGTGCCTCAATTACTTGCAGAAGTGCAAAGTTAGCTTTTTCTTGGCATAACTTGTTGATCCAATTGTACGATAGAAATGGATAAGAAACACCAGATCTAAGCTACTCACACTGAGACGATTATGATTGCGACCATAAATGGTCCATtccaattatataaaaacatttttcgaCTCTGCtggatatatttctaaacacttTTACCCCTAAGAAAACTatcaaattgtaaataaaaaccAGATCTTCTGCACTCTACTGCAATGTTGTAAGTGAAACACATGACAAGTTTAATCTTCCAGACATCATGTACCGCACCCACTGACATTCAAAACGAAATCTTTAAAGTCACGCGACAAGAAGAGAGCAGAGTAAACCAAACTGATTGAACTAATAGATTAAAAGACCAGCAAGTACCCAGATCTGAAACTGTCTGAACCAAGTTAGCTCAAAAACTAAAGACCactattttgaatttgaaaaccaaCATTAACATTCATTTTTCTAGAGTTGATAAACAAAAGCCATAAAGAGAGAGCATGAAGGCTAAATATAGATGAGAAAGTGCAACGAGATAATACCTTAGACTAGAGTAACCCGTACAGATCTAAAGAAAACCTCAAGACTTTGTCGGCCTGTGTTTGTGTTCCTAACCAGACCTCAAGATTTCTTAGGCGGTGGTGGTGTGGTACAATAAAACGGCTTTAGTTACTCTGTATTTATAGACCAACTACCCTACCAACTGGTTACCGGATTAGGTGGTTTGGATTCTTTTAAATCTACGGAGGAATCTGTATCTTGTGGTGCTAATTACTTAAAGGGCAAAACATAGCCGTTGGATGTCAGAATTTGGGGGCTGGGTTGGTGGGAGATAGGttgggtatttttatttttttttcatcgtcataaaaaaaaagtaatatattttaaaatataattagtaaACTAGTTTGGATATTatagttagttttatttttaataagatgctatgttgttttgattattagtgtatatttattatttataattaaatatattatgtgttatttatgtgaattgtattttaatagTGGAGAATTGATTATTTATGATTgtgtgaattatatttttaacaaaaagttTAATAGATTGTTATCATCATCTCTATTAGTGAAACAAGTgtcataaatataatttacaatttcttaatttttttttctgtattatttttaaaaaaatatgataatttacGGAAACACTCCCACGTAGAGTgagaaattaaattcatttttcaaggtGTTGAAAACTGTGGCAGTTTTCCTTGATTACATTTGAAAAACTATATGATGCTTTTTTTTACCAGATTTTTCGTTCCAGATTCAATATGAAATCTTAAACATTTTAGATTATGGACTGAATTTCATAAAAACTGATAGTTTGGTAGAATCTAATTATATatcatacaatttaatttactaaatattaaataaaaaaatcaaagaatataatagGTTATTTGATCGTGATTCTAAGGGGATATTCAATTATGAATTTCACTAATTCAAGGGTCgagtgtatttttaaatttcttttattgttttttaatatttaacattattcTTTAAGAAATACTgtctttgaaaatgaaaaaaaaaaaaaacactatagtcAGACCCGCCTTGGCTGGTTACTgctaatgatttgttttgtttattgattGAAATAACCGGAATGACTAGTTACTCACCAACCTTAGCCGGTAGCCGGCTCAGTGACCTTGAGTCATGAGCTTGGC harbors:
- the LOC7455397 gene encoding aspartic proteinase CDR1, yielding MAAFRSPLSFALAIALLCVSGFGCIYARKVGFTVDLIHRDSPLSPFYNSEETDLQRINNALRRSISRVHHFDPIAAASVSPKAAESDVTSNRGEYLMSLSLGTPPFKIMGIADTGSDLIWTQCKPCERCYKQVDPLFDPKSSKTYRDFSCDARQCSLLDQSTCSGNICQYQYSYGDRSYTMGNVASDTITLDSTTGSPVSFPKTVIGCGHENDGTFSDKGSGIVGLGAGPLSLISQMGSSVGGKFSYCLVPLSSRAGNSSKLNFGSNAVVSGPGVQSTPLLSSETMSSFYFLTLEAMSVGNERIKFGDSSLGTGEGNIIIDSGTTLTIVPDDFFSNLSTAVGNQVEGRRAEDPSGFLSVCYSATSDLKVPAITAHFTGADVKLKPINTFVQVSDDVVCLAFASTTSGISIYGNVAQMNFLVEYNIQGKSLSFKPTDCTKK
- the LOC7495187 gene encoding major pollen allergen Ole e 10: MVIAKYPSVCLPLAFALLLCLAVSTESQSYGHGGNQDQIRADDVQSRWCIAKPSAYNFELLRNIDYSCGQNGVDCGQIQPGGGCFRPDTAFGHASYAMNLFFKAAGKHPWDCHFNGTGIVVTQDPSFGTCTYPL
- the LOC7495188 gene encoding S-adenosylmethionine synthase 1; translation: METFLFTSESVNEGHPDKLCDQISDAVLDACLEQDPDSKVACETCTKTNMVMVFGEITTKGKIDYEKIVRDTCRNIGFISDDVGLDADKCKVLVNIEQQSPDIAQGVHGHFTKRPEEIGAGDQGHMFGYATDETPEYMPLSHVLATKLGARLTEVRKNGTCPWLRPDGKTQVTVEYYNDNGAMVPVRVHTVLISTQHDETVTNDEIAADLKEHVIKPVIPEKYLDEKTIFHLNPSGRFVIGGPHGDAGLTGRKIIIDTYGGWGAHGGGAFSGKDPTKVDRSGAYIVRQAAKSIVANGLARRCIVQVSYAIGVPEPLSVFVDTYGTGKIPDKEILKIVKENFDFRPGMMTINLDLKRGGNRFLKTAAYGHFGRDDPDFTWEVVKPLKWEKPQA